The nucleotide sequence AAGTTGTGCCTGCAAAAAAGAGGAGGGGAAGGCCCCAAAAGCGCTTCGCCAATAAGATCGATCAAGCAGATGTCGAAAATTTTGTAGAAAAGGTCGATGGCGACCAAGAAGAAGTTGATGATGCCAAGCTGAAGAACAGTGCTGCAGCCGGTGGTAACAAGAGAGGCAGGCCGTTGAAAGAGGGCTCTAATATTGTCATAGAAGATAGTAACTCTATTGTTCGATCAAGCAGTGATGAATCAACAAGGACCAATGGATTCAGGCAGATTGGGAGCCGGCGGAAAAACAAGCCCCGGCGAGCAGCAGAGGCAGGACTAGAATGCAAGTGAATCATCCCTGTGGTTTTCAGTACAAGGTAGCATCCAATTTTTTTGCTATATTGTCATGTCTAGTAGCTCCCAGAGTCCCAGTGCTGAAAAACAAAACTCATGTCTAGTAGCTCCCAGTGCTGAAAAACAAAATGTAAACTAGCATGTTCAGATTGCATGCCTCAGTTTTTTTCCTTGACCCGAAGTGTATGAACTAATGGTACACCTACTTGTTCAGCTGCTCTAGGCCTGATTCTATTTGAGCTGCTTGTAGCAGAGATTTTACCTTTCAGTTTACAAAAACCGGTGATACCAGAAGGTGTTCCTGCAATTTTGATTAGTCTGGTCTTCTCATTTGCTCTTACTGCAATTATTTGTAGTTTATTAAGTTCTGGAAATGAAAAAGAACACAAGTGCTGTCTTGAGGATCTGTTATCTGCTGTTCTTAGTTTGCTGAACTAATATCTATTGTATATAGTTTGCTAGATAAATCTGGTTATTTGATCAGGGAATAGCTTGTTTGTATAAGGATTTACATTTACGATATCTGAGTACATTTAGGTCAACTTGGATTATACTCAGGTTTGATCATTTCTATCCATGTATGCGACAAATAACCTTTAGCCCCGTTTGGATGCTTCGAATTAAATTTATtaatcataatttagacataTATTAATTAAACTAATATGGCTGTATATAgattatatttatatattattgttggctatacgAGAAAGGTACTTATGTGTTGCATCgagttgaagagcgtgttataagttgcagagtagaaacatagaatgatgctctatagaatcaatttttaTCTTCCactctatgaatttgagatagatttatatgtgaactttgaaaagtGGTGGAATGTTAAATTttaagccaaatagcctaatttattaagtagattttaattTATTCAGATGAAAGGATCTAAATGGCCCCTTATAGATTTGCAGTACATGAATGAAATGTCAGTTCATTTTGATGACTTATTTCAGGCTTCGTAAGACGGGAAGGCATCAATATTTAATGGAATTTGATCTTTCGTTTTTTTAGGAAACTAAATTTTATCTTTCGTTATTTGAATTAAAACACAAGAACAAAATATATCGTGATCCTAACACccggagtggaatggaatggaatggcaCTGCCACAGGACTCGATGCCTATCGGTTTAGGTATCACCTTACTATCACAAGTTCACAGCATCCACCATCTCCCCTGTTCGAACCCGACACGGGACAAGGTCGGCAGAGAGCTTTTTTGGCAAAAAAGCTGCGGCACTTTGCGACCGGCGACCCACACCCACCCCTGGTGGTGGCCTGCCGTTGCGGCCCGCGCTGCTGGCACATGGGATCTCGCCCGACGGACGCGCTCGGTCACGCTCGAGAGGAGCTCCCAGCGTGTGTTAGCAGTAGAGGGGAAGAATGGTAGCAGGGAGGAGAAACAAGACGAACAACACGAACCTGGCCGGGTAGGTTTCGTAGTTCACGAACCACCCTGTAGGGTTATTCTAAATGTTATACACTGAACAGTCGGTCACTTGTTGTTTAACTATTATTTGGATTACATGACCATTTAAACAGGTAAAACAGCCATTTAAACGGGGTAAACGATcgattaaatgaaaataatgtaCTAAATGATGTGTAAATAGGTTAACAGTGCCGCCACGCCATCACCCAATCATCCTTGACAATCGACCCAAGTTTTAGGGTCTCAGTTCTCAAATAGTCAGATCTTTATTGCACCTTAGTTGGAACACCATGCAGTTTCTACATGAACAGAGGTATGAGGTATCAAAGGGCACTCTCAACCAAGAAACTACGTGATTTCTATGTTCATTAATTAAGGTGCCACCTAAACAAAAAAAGTGACGTGACACTACAATTAAAGAAGAGAGATGAGGAAATGGTTCTTTTTAGATAAAAAAATCATGTCTATATGAGAACCAAAACATGAAGATATGTGATAGGGACATGATGCAAAGAGAAGacatgtgattggataaaaactATAATATAGAAATTATCCATTAGGAACGTAGTTTATatgtaaataaattaataaacatAGAAACTACATGTGTTTTTAGCAGTGGGACTGCCCTAACGAGTAACAAAGTACTGTCTCGTCCAGAAACACAGTTAATTTGAGATAAGAGTCTGTACTTTGTGTTCCACTTGGAccgagagcatctccaagagttttcaaAACTCACTCCCAATCTTGATTTTTTTTACAAGATTAAAAAAACACTCTCCAACAACTCTCTATCTCAACTCCTAAACTTTTTGCACTTGGAAAAACTGATCCATTTGCGCATGCATCAATCCGCCAATCCGATGGTGGAATTGCATGGGAAAGAATAAAAGTATGGATAGGGTCTCCAATGCAAAAGTACGAGAGAGAAAAAAACTATAAAAATAGTTGGGGGGATTTAGGAAAAATCCAGGATTATTAATGCAAAGTTACCCTCTATCTTTAGGAGCTAGATAATATGCTCCTAACTTTTTTAGCCACTTGGGAAACTCTTTGATTTACCTAActgattttttttagaaactaTTGAAGATGCTCTGAGTTAATTGCGCAGCTTAGTAAATTGATAATTAATTGATTAGTTGAATTCGGATGTACTGTTTTTTTAGGAAGTTGGATGTACTAGTCTGTTTACGGACTCGCTGCTATGCATCTGATCCGAATTTCTTAACGTGGTCCCTTTGTGAGGCCCATGCAGACAGACCAGCCTTTTCCGCAGCAGCGAAGCAGCCCACGCGCCAACCAGGCCCGGAACCCCGCACCAACGCCGCCGGCGGCCGGGCTCCCCACTCCTACGGCGCTGCCGACGACGCGATTGGCGATTCCATTTCGACCCCGAGACTTCCATCCGTCCGCCCCTGAACCCTCAACCTTCTCCGCCCCCGCCTCGGCACTCGGCGGCCGCCGGTACGCACCGCGCAGTCTCGAGACAGGTAACCCACTCCCCTCTCCGCTCAACTCCTCTTCCAACGCGGCGGACAGCCTCACCCCCACACCCACCTAGACCAAGCGCACGCTGCCACTAGATCCCGATCTCTCCTGCCAAGTGCCGAGGGTTGGGGCTCGCTGGATCCCGAGTCACGTGCGGCTTTGATTCGCTGCACCTGTCGTGCAGGAACCGGAGGAGCGAAGCGATGGAGGAGGACTCGCCGCTGACGAAGACGGTGAAGGGCGCGGTGACGGGGCTCGCCACGGGGACCATCTGGGGCACCGTCGTCGCCACCTGGTACGACGTGCCCCGTGTGGAGCGCCACGTCGCGCTCCCAGGCCTCATCCGGACGCTCAAGATGTGCGGCACCTATGGGGCTACCTTCGCCACCATCGGAGGCCTCTACATCGGCGTCGAGCAGCTCGTGCAGAGCCAGCGCAAGAAGCGCGACTTCGTCAACGGGGCCGTCGGCGCGTTCGTCGCCGGAGCCTCCGTCTGCGGCTACAGAGGTTAGAAACTTGCAGTTTTTAACAAATGCGCCTGGGAAGACTTGGCTTTAGTTTCTGGTCACTTCTGATGCCTTAAATTTCTTACTTATTGTTGATACTGGCATGCAGACATGTAGAGGTTAACTGGGAATTAGTGATTGTTACTTACTGCCATATATTTCACATAATGTGATGGTAAAGTCAGCTAGGTTACGGGTGATTGTTGGGTCTAATTAGTGAAGCTTAAGCTCAAATAAGAAAGAAGGAATAGTACTGGGATTTTGGGATCAAATCGATGCATGGTTTAGTTCTATCTTTTTCTGAGTCACTGGAAATGTTGTTTATTCATGTCACTGAATAGGCATAACTCTTGTAGCAATTAAAAAAAACTCCTGTACCATTATACATTGCTTTGGCAATAGTCCCATGAACATAACATCCATAGGTAACAATTGAGGTTAGCTGGCACATTGTGTCTGTGTAGATCGGTGCGCTATATATGACTGCACGGTGTTAATGGTTACTTACAATCTTATGCACTTCCAGAGCATCCGATTTTCTTTTGTAAGTTGCAAAGACAAATATGTGATTTGACAATGATTACCTTGATTGAATAATACCGTTTGGGTGTCTGGAGCATTTGGATTGGTTCATCCTAAATTTGGATGATGGCATAGTTTGTGCTCCTATATCTATTGACTTCTGGTGACTACACAGTAAGAGTTATTGTGTGGACAGATACGGGTCAAACAGTTGTTTCACTGTTTCATATAATATTTGCTCTATTGTCACAATTTGTGTTCTCTAGTTTAGAAATGATCACACTGAACATTATTCCAGAAGTACTGTCATTTGGGCTAAACAAGTTTCTTCTTCGAGCAATGCAACCTATGGTTCAGACTATTTATAACATCCCATTAAATTTGTAGAACATCTTGGTATTATGAGATAGGAGTATTACCCCACATATCTATCATACAATAAAAATATAGCATGCTCATTTACTTAGAAACTGATTTTGTTTGACATTTATTCACTCCAATTTGTTCTCACTGGAAACTCTAGTAATACGAGTTACAATTACTTAAATGCCTCTATTGGTGGAGATATAATCTTGGTGTATAAAGCACTGTGCGTGGTGATAAATTAGCGTAACACCATAGTGTTGCTTGTAACATCAGTTAGGTTTAGTTAGAAATAAGGGCTAATAAGCAATGGTGTGGGTGAGCATCTGCACAGCATTTCATGCATCAAATAAGCAATTTTGCTTTGAACATACTCCCTCTGCTCATTAAAACATGGTGTTTAGAACAAGATGTTGGTCAAACCTTAAAACTACAAACATAAGTAACTTCCAAATTATTTAGTTTGGAAACATAatcctaccccaacttgcttgggactgaaaggctatgttgttgttgttggaaaCAAGTAAGATATATGTGTAGATTTATATCAGAAAATATTCGTGAAATCTCATAGATTTTGATGGGTTTTAAGAATACATCTAGAAGATATTAACAGTCAAAGATACGCATCAAAGATCATACAGAGTAAAATGTGTAAAGTATTTTTGACCGGAGGGAGTATATGTTTCATAGTAACAGTATTGTCATGCTTATGCTTTGATTAGCTCCCTGTTTGTTTTATTGACTGCCAATTGATGCAAACTATTACTAATACACGTATCTATTTCTTCAGAAATTAGCAATGCAGTTGCGCTTGTCCCATGGATTAGTATAACTCTGATCAACTGGATGACTGATCCTTAAATACAAGTTTGCATTCCAATGATTGATGGATAGTTTAGATAAATGTAGTGCAACTTATATAACTGGTTAATAATAATTTTCATGTGAACTTTGTTGTTCATTAAGATGGAATGCAAGAAACCTGTCAGTTGTGAACAGCTTTGAGTCTGGACTGATATATGTGCTTGTATCTAGTATATTGGCTGTCAACTCTGATTTCTGCCTTAATCTGGATGCCACTTTGGCAGGAAAGAGTATTCAGTCAGCCCTCATCGGAGGCTCCTGCCTGGCCTTCACATCTGCTGTGCTGGACATTGGTGGCAATACAACCAGAGTGGACAACGGCAAAGAGTACTATGCCTACACAACTGAGAAGAAGCCTGCAAATTGATTTTAAGTCTGTGTTTGTAGCAAACGATCTTGCAAGCCATCAACTCAGTGAATTTGAAGCTGATGTGCAGTTTTATGTCAGTTTTGCTGATGCAGTTAGTTCCTAAGCAAATCCATGGCAACTTGTTTATCGCTGATGCTTGAGAGGGACGGGAATGACACTCAGACTAAATCTTTGATTTGCTTTCTTGTGATCGTCGATCACAATAAACGCAGTGGCGCGATATACTGTGTAATTGTCTATTTTCCCCTGGTAGAGCATGAAATGCTGAAGTTCCTTTTTTGTGATATATAAAGCATAACATTTAGCATCTAATTGTGCATTGAAACATGTAATTTATAGGAAAGTTCTATAAACACCAGTGCTGTAAATAGCGGGTCAAGACATTTAGCAAAGTCTAAGGAAATATCTAAGCAAGCTGTAGTGGCCGCTATAGCGACGCTAAGACATTTAGCTTTTTCTAAAATAAACATGCATATTACCGCTTTGGCATTTAGGCCTTGTTCGGCTTACTcctatattcgacttgttcggtttttttttttcagccggaacagtattttttctcacaacaattcatcCAGTACTGACTTGCATCTGTCTCTGTTCTCAGCTATCACATTCTTCATGCCAATACCGCAACCGTTTGGCAATGTAGTTGGTGCACATAGGCCAAGGGGACGGCCACGGCCGCGACCTCTGCAGTCACCGCACGCAGCTATGACACGTAGCTGCCTCTAGAAATCACTCTCATCCTCTCATAGGCGTCGTTCCGGCCATTATTGCCTCGATACACATCATCACCATGTCGCCGCAAAATGTTCTGAACTCAGAGCGTGGTCTTGGAGAATACAGACAGGAGAATTGGAGATGTTAGGTTTTGTGAGCATGCTAATACACCATGTATAGATAGGCTAAACATGGGTAAATAAAAATTTTGCTAGGTCTTATTTGTTTATAGGTCGTCCGACTACACATTTAGCGCTGCTAAATTAAGTTACCGCTAAAGCGTGTAGCACCGATAATTGTCCAAAATAGAGCTCGTACCCGGTAATATATATGTAATATCTTAATGACACCCTGTCCAAAAAGC is from Miscanthus floridulus cultivar M001 chromosome 7, ASM1932011v1, whole genome shotgun sequence and encodes:
- the LOC136464336 gene encoding outer envelope pore protein 16-3, chloroplastic/mitochondrial-like, which gives rise to MEEDSPLTKTVKGAVTGLATGTIWGTVVATWYDVPRVERHVALPGLIRTLKMCGTYGATFATIGGLYIGVEQLVQSQRKKRDFVNGAVGAFVAGASVCGYRGKSIQSALIGGSCLAFTSAVLDIGGNTTRVDNGKEYYAYTTEKKPAN